A stretch of Episyrphus balteatus chromosome 2, idEpiBalt1.1, whole genome shotgun sequence DNA encodes these proteins:
- the LOC129910935 gene encoding putative glycerol kinase 5, with protein MSFIASLDVGTTSLRCFIFNEKCQIKGSASELVELLNPRPGCFEIEPEKLWHSVVNVISNAIKDANLKSSDITCLGISTQRCTFLTWDSNTQEYFHNFITWKDCRSDGLVNKWNSGFILKTLNTLSYGLYLVTRSKRFLAGSVLKMMNGQVTLRLIHEIEANPKLKEAIKNKTAMVDTLDSWLIYKLRTGSEKDLKIEHITDITSATATGLFDPFTLAWSDLMKMLFGINLNLLPKVVSNSADFGCIHESLFGTRIPIASSVSDQTASLWGSNCFEEGDLKITMGTGSFLDLITGKNCQASIHGLYPLVAWHFKDTKLGDDIKFCVEGSVQDTGTLICWAQSCGLFNQPSETSDIANSVENTNGVYFVPAFSGIGPPVNDYKAASGFLGITPSTTKAHLVRAILESIAFRIAQVCEATRSETNYKIECLKVDGGVSKNDFICQFLADLVGISVERAVNSESSVLGSTYVAGLNMGIWKSRNEIRQFRVVDKLFKPRDELRSENLERMKIWERSVARFKEWY; from the exons ATGTCGTTCATTGCATCGTTGGATGTTGGAACTACCTCATtgagatgttttatttttaatgaaaaatgccaaattaagGGTTCCGCTAGTGAATTg GTGGAATTACTCAACCCTAGACCTGGTTGTTTTGAAATCGAACCAGAAAAATTATGGCATAGTGTAGTCAATGTTATCTCGAACGCTATCAAAG ATGCAAATCTCAAGTCCTCCGATATCACTTGCCTGGGGATATCAACGCAACGTTGCACGTTTTTAACTTGGGATAGCAACACTCAAgaatattttcataattttatcaCTTGGAAAGACTGTCGGTCCGATGGACTTGTAAATAAATGGAATTCaggatttatattaaaaacattaaatactCTATCTTATGGATTATATTTAGTGACACGTAGTAAACGCTTTTTGGCGGGAAGCGTATTAAAAATGATGAATGGACAA GTTACTCTGAGACTTATTCATGAGATTGAAGCGAATCCAAAATTGAAAGaagcaataaaaaataagacTGCTATGGTAGATACTTTGGACTCATGGTTAATATACAAATTAAG GACTGGATCAGAAAAGGACTTGAAGATTGAACACATAACCGACATAACTTCTGCAACCGCGACAGGTTTATTTGATCCATTTACGTTGGCTTGGTCGGACTTGATGAAAATGTTATTTGGAATAAAC CTAAACCTTTTACCAAAAGTTGTTTCAAATTCGGCCGATTTTGGTTGCATTCATGAATCACTTTTTGGTACCCGGATTCCTATAGCATCATCGGTAAGCGATCAAACCGCATCATTATGGGGTTCAAATTGTTTCGAAGAAGGCGATCTGAAAATAACCATGGGAACTGGTTCATTTCTAGATCTAATTACTGGCAAGAATTGCCAGGCTTCCATACATGGTCTATATCCGTTAGTAGCTTGGCACTTCAAAGATACAAAATTAGGTGATGATATCAAATTTTGTGTTGAAGGTTCAGTCCAGGATACGGGTACTCTAATATGTTGGGCTCAATCGTGTGGCCTATTTAATCAACCATCTGAAACTTCAGATATTGCAAATTCAGTGGAAAATACGAATGGAGTTTATTTTGTACCTGCATTCAGTGGAATTGGA CCTCCAGTGAACGATTACAAAGCAGCTTCAGGTTTTCTAGGTATAACTCCATCCACTACCAAAGCACATTTAGTAAGGGCAATTTTAGAAAGTATTGCTTTTCGCATTGCACAAGTATGTGAGGCAACCCGAAGTGAAACCAATTACAAAATTGAATGTTTAAA agTCGATGGCGGTGTTtcgaaaaatgattttatttgtcAATTCCTTGCTGACCTCGTTGGGATCAGTGTGGAACGCGCTGTCAATTCAGAATCAAGTGTACTTGGATCAACGTATGTAGCTGGGCTTAATATGg gaaTCTGGAAAAGTCGAAACGAAATTAGACAGTTTCGAGTTGTTGACAAACTCTTTAAACCGCGAGATGAATTAAGATCAGAAAATCTAGAGAGAATGAAAATTTGGGAGAGATCTGTGGCTAGATTTAAAGAATG gtattGA